One region of Eupeodes corollae chromosome 1, idEupCoro1.1, whole genome shotgun sequence genomic DNA includes:
- the LOC129953411 gene encoding guanine nucleotide-binding protein-like 1: MPHNRRKVPFSGKKKKDQIQIKRQMKGTQTKLLKTAYDSYDDDETTEDTEKVQEVNAQPSRGRNKNVNRYNLKFYHETEKELKEMMEELFKPLAKANPKDREVDDSYFKNYDFPIRPEWNYKMSKDILDMNENSYFRKYVENLRKNHIEEHDRLSLFELNLETWRQLWRVLEMADVLLIIADIRYATLMFPPFLYKYIVETLKKHAILILNKVDLVSPEVIVAWKSYFESMYPGITVILFASYPAKSMKGSTKGRMAHKRSIEGVHNIYKECRKISEGSVDLSSWEQKILEDMREEFCYEDERYGAHDIVHSEANTSDFDFEKHVMFKDGILTIGCVGFPNVGKSSFINAMKGKKVVSVSRTPGHTKHFQTIFLTSKVRLCDCPGLVFPSATPKYLQVLLGSYPIAQLKQIYPVKFLAENINLPELLKLKLPEDYDEWSPVAICEAWAAKRGYFTAKAARPDRYRAGNELLRMCLGGQITLEFYPPNFLDERENWLQHPDIEEVKKYQGDKELNEESLSVHSSDKSGDDSDNESSSEDGNDDSASGSNSKQRSNVFSLLEDE; the protein is encoded by the coding sequence atGCCTCATAATCGACGCAAAGTGCCCTTTAGTGGCAAAAAGAAGAAAGATCAAATTCAAATCAAGCGGCAAATGAAAGGTACACAAACCAAATTGCTTAAGACCGCATACGATTCATACGACGACGATGAAACCACTGAGGACACTGAAAAAGTCCAAGAGGTCAATGCCCAACCGTCCCGTGGTCGCAATAAGAATGTCAAtcgatataatttaaaattctatcATGAAACCGAAAAGGAACTCAAAGAAATGATGGAGGAACTCTTCAAACCATTGGCCAAAGCAAATCCCAAGGATCGAGAGGTTGATGatagttatttcaaaaactatgattTCCCCATCCGACCTGAATGGAACTATAAAATGTCCAAGGATATTTTAGACATGAATGAAAATAGTTACTTTAGGAAATATGTTGAAAATTTACGCAAGAATCACATTGAAGAACACGATCGATTGAGCTTGTTCGAATTGAATTTGGAAACTTGGCGGCAGTTGTGGCGTGTATTGGAAATGGCtgatgttttattaattattgcCGATATAAGATATGCGACCTTAATGTTTCCTCCGTTTCTGTATAAGTACATAGTGGAAACATTGAAGAAGCATGCAATCCTTATTTTAAACAAGGTCGACCTAGTTTCTCCGGAAGTGATTGTTGCTTGGAAGAGTTATTTTGAGAGTATGTATCCTGGTATAACAGTGATACTGTTTGCCTCCTACCCTGCCAAGTCTATGAAAGGTTCGACCAAAGGTAGAATGGCTCACAAACGTAGCATTGAAGGTGTTCACAATATCTACAAAGAATGTCGCAAAATCTCCGAAGGCAGCGTTGATCTTTCAAGTTGGGAACAAAAAATTTTAGAAGACATGCGAGAAGAATTTTGCTACGAAGACGAACGATACGGAGCCCATGACATCGTTCATTCCGAGGCGAACACCAGTGATTTCGATTTCGAGAAACATGTCATGTTCAAAGATGGCATTCTGACAATCGGTTGTGTTGGATTCCCAAATGTGGGTAAATCCTCATTTATAAATGCCATGAAAGGCAAGAAAGTAGTTAGTGTAAGTCGAACGCCTGGACATACGAAGCATTTTCAAACCATATTCCTCACAAGTAAAGTACGTTTGTGTGATTGTCCTGGACTTGTTTTTCCGTCCGCCACACCTAAATATCTACAAGTTTTACTTGGCAGCTATCCCATTGCTCAATTGAAGCAGATCTATCCGGTTAAGTTCTTGGCTGAGAATATTAATTTGCCAGAATTGCTTAAGCTTAAACTTCCAGAGGACTATGATGAGTGGTCACCGGTGGCAATATGCGAGGCATGGGCTGCAAAGAGGGGCTATTTCACAGCTAAAGCAGCTCGACCAGATCGATATCGGGCGGGAAATGAATTGCTGCGAATGTGCTTAGGTGGACAGATAACTTTGGAATTCTATCCACCAAATTTTCTAGATGAAAGGGAAAATTGGTTGCAACATCCAGACATTGAGGAAGTTAAGAAATATCAAGGAGACAAAGAACTGAATGAAGAATCGTTGAGTGTACATTCCTCAGATAAATCAGGGGACGATAGTGACAATGAGAGTAGTTCAGAGGATGGAAATGATGATTCTGCTTCGGGATCTAATTCTAAGCAGCGAAGTAATGTATTTTCTTTGTTGGaagatgaataa